Genomic window (Candidatus Zixiibacteriota bacterium):
GAGAGAAGAACATATAATTTCATTTTTCTAATCATGATCCTCCACCTCCCTAAAATCCAAAGTAATAGTTAAGGCCGCCGGTAACAGCAGCCGATTTCTTGGACCCACCCCCGTCAGTGGTGACAATATTCAGCTTGCCTCGGAAATCGAGCCCAAAACTGGGGGCCAGACCGATTTCAAAACCGAGCCCGGTCGTCCATCCCATCTTGCTGATATCATCATCATTATCACGTTTGATTTTATAAATCCCGCCACCCAGGATCCCATACATTCTGAAGCCGATCGCGCCCAATCCGGCGCTTCCCAATATGGCATCGACTCCATACGAGGTAACTTTGGACCCTTTGCGGACACCAAAGCTGTACTCGGCGTCGCCGAACTTGGCGAAATTGATGTTCGGCTCCAGCGCGATTCCAGGCAGAAGGCTCAATTTTGCCTTCAGGCCATATACTGTGCCGGAGCTTTGATCCTCCTGAATGATCGGGATATTGACGCCGCCATAGCCGCCGACTCCGAAATGAGCCGCCCCGACCGATGCGGAAATCGCCATCATCAAGAGGAGTAAAAGGATTCGCTTGCGCATTGAACCTCCGTCGCTGCGTTCTTTTAATTGGTTAATTATAATAAACTTACGCAACCTGATTGATAATTGTCAAGGATTTTAGCAGAATCCCGTTAATTTTTATTTCCGCCGGCAGTATATCGTCACTGCGTCCGGCCCAAGTCCCCCTTTCGATAAAACTCGGTTTATTATAAAGTAACCTCAAGTATAGTATACCGTTATTTGTTTTAATATCGACTCCATCAATCCAATATCTTTTCCCGACCCCAATAATTTTGAAAAAAAATCGTTTTCTCCTATAATTTTTTCTTGACAGGCCGAAAATTTAAATTAGAATAGGGAAGCTTTATTAAACTTTTGTTTGTTTTTTGCTAAACTGATGAGACTGGAAATAGGAGAAAAAATCAAGGCCCTGAGACTGGCTTCAGAACTGACCCAGTCGGAACTGGCGGCTCGGGCGCGTCTCACCAAGGGATTTATCTCTCAGGTGGAACGCGACCAGACCTCTATTTCGCTCGATTCGCTGCTGGATATCCTGGAGGCGCTGGGTGTATCGATCACCGAGTTTTTCGGAAATGTAGGGCAGTCACGGGTTGTTTTTTCCCCTAAGGAACGGCTGCAATTGGAGGAAAAGGGAATTCAGAAGTTTGAAATGCTGATTCCGGGCAGTACCAACAATCTGATGGATCCGATCATGGTCGGGATGGCGCCGGGTGAGGAACTTCCACCCGAGGGGCCCCACGCCGGAGAGGAATTTGGTTATGTCCTTTCAGGTGTCCTGACTCTGATTATCGGAAAAAGGGTTTTTAAGCTGCCGCCCCGACATTGCTTCTATTTTGAAGCTGACCAGAATCATCAATATGTCAACCGAGGCAAGGTGGGCACCAATTTTCTATGGATAACAGCGCCGCCTCAAATGTAACCTGCGAAACCCCTACCTTAGAAGGAGGGATATAGGATGAAAATACTTGGTCGTCACCTTCTGGCCGAACTTGCCGAGTGCGAATCGGATGCGCTCAACAACCGGCCGGAGCTGGAAAGAATCATGTTGGAGGCGGCTCGTCGTTCCGGCGCGACCGTGGTTGATTCAGTATTTCATCATTATAATCCTCAGGGCTTATCCGGCATTGTCGTGATAGCCGAATCACATATTTCTATCCACACCTGGCCCGAATATGGTTATGCCGCGGTCGATTGCTTCACCTGCGGCTCCAGTGTTGACCCATGGAAAGCGCTGGAATATCTGAAAGAGGCCCTCGGCTGCAGAGCGCCGCAAATTCGCGACTTTTCACGCGGTATCCCCTCTGCCTCCGATGAAATCATCGCCCATAAAGCCAACGCGGTTCTCCCCGCCATGGATAACCAGTTAACCCATTAGCGTCAAGGGGGAATGGAAAAATGATTAAGGCAATCGATGTCCGAAACCCCAATCAGAAATCGCGTCTTCAGGATTCCGATTTCAACCGCGTGACCGAACTCATGGGAGAACGGAGGCTGAGAACTCCTTTCCTGATTCTCTATCGTTCGGAAATCAGAGATAACCTGGCCCGACTGGCCGCCGCCCTTCCCGGCGTTGACATTCATTATGCGGCCAAGTCAAACAACCACCCCGCCATTCTTGAGGAAGTGGCCGATGCGGGACATAAATTCGACATCTCCTCCTATCAGGAGATGCTGCAGGCAATCAAGGCCGGCGGCCATGTGGATGAAATGATCCATTCCAATCCGATCAAATCGCCCTATGAAATCGCCGATGCCGTTCAGGCCGGGATTTCCCTTTTTGTCGTCGATAACCCCGATGAGATCGACAAGTTTATCCCTTACCGCGGCAAAGTCCGCCTGCTGGTTCGTTTCAAAGTCGAAAACAGCGATGCGGTCGTCAACCTCTCCACCAAATTCGGCTGCACCACAGCCGAGGTCCCCGAATTGGCCGAAAAGATCCGGGAGCAGGGGCTGGAATACCACGGACTGGCCTTCCATGTCGGGAGTCAGTGTCTCAGCAATGACATCTACCTGAAGGCGATTGATATCTCCGCCGGGTTGATTGAAGAACTCAGCGCCCGCGGCTTCAGAACCCGACTGCTCGATATCGGCGGCGGTTTCCCCGTTCCCTATACCGGCGAAGTTCCCGGGATTGAGGAATTCTGCAAACCGATCCGGGAAAGGCTCGCCGAGAAGATCGATTCCGCAGTCAATTTGATTTGCGAGCCGGGACGGTATATCTCGGCGACGGCGGTGACACTGGTGGCTGCTATTATCGGCAAGTCCCTTCGCTCCGGGAAAAGATGGTATTTCCTCGATGACGGCGTTTACGGCTCGTTCTCCGGACGCCTCTACGACCACTGTACCTATCAGATTATGACCAACCGCAACACCACCTGGAAACGTTCCGTGCTGGCCGGCCCGACCTGCGACTCATTTGATGTTATCTACCGTGATATCGTCCTTCCGCCCCTCAGTGTCGGCGACCTGCTGATGTTCCCGGCCATGGGCGCTTACACTTCGGTCTCGGCGTCATCTTTCAACTGTCTCAGAAAGGCGGAATACATTGTCATCGACTAGGAAAAGCAACGCCGGTTCGGACAAATATATTGTCGAATCCTCGATGTCCGACCTCTGGGACATGTGGCTGACCGAACTGCACCAGGGAAAAAGCGGCCTGACCATCAAAATCAAGGCTCTGCTCGAATCGACCCAGTCGAAATTTCAACGAATCGATATTCTCGATACCGAGGATTTCGGCAAGATGCTGGTTTTGTACGGCTCGATGATGGTGGCCGATAATGACCTCTTCTCTTACAACGAGATGATCACCCATGTGCCGCTCTTTGTGCATCCCAAACCGAACAAGGTGCTGATTATCGGCGGCGGTGATTGCGGGGCGCTGACCAACGTGATGAAACATCCCGAGGTCAAATCGTGCACCATGTGCGAAATCGACAAAATGGTGGTCGAGGTCTGCAAGCGGCATTTCCCGAAAATGACCGCCGGCACCAGAGATAAGCGGACGAAACTGGTGTTCCAGGATGGCAAGAAATTTATTGCCGATACCAAACAGAAATTCGACATCATTCTCCTCGACCTGTCCGACCCGATCGGCCCGGCGGCCGACCTGTTTCAGAAGAAATTCCACCAGAAGGTGCATGACACGCTTGGTCCTGATGGTATCATGGTGGCGCAGTCGGAATCGCCGGTTTTCAATCCAGAGACGGTGAAGCAGATGTATAAGAATCTGCGGCAGATTTTCCCGATTGTGAGAATGTACACGGCGCATGTGCCGATTTACCCCTCGTCTTACTGGTCGTTTGCTTTTTGTTCCAAGAAATATCATCCGATTGATGATTTCGATTATGGCCGTTACAAAAACCTGAAACTGCAGAACAATTATTACAATGTGGATATTCATCTTGGTGCGTTCTGCCTTCCCGAGTATGTGAAGAAGTTGATTGGAGACAAGTAAGGGGCAGGAAGATTTTTGACATCCTTGATTTTGCCATAGAAGGGCGGTCTTGTGACCGCCCTTATTATTTGCCTGGACATAATTTATCTCTATGTAATCGGCTTGAAAGGGCACGAGCGCCCGCCGTGGCGGGCAGCGAGCCTACACCGCCTATTCCGGCGGGTCTGATGACCGGCGCGGCACGGTAAATGGGCTGCGGTGGGGTACCCGGCACCCGGGCAAAATGGGTTCGTCGCTTAAATTCTTGTTCTACCAAAAAACATAATCACTTTCTTTTTATTTGTTGCCGGAGAATGGATTGGGCAGGCGGGAGAGGGTCGGCAAATTGGGTTTGTTTCTTCGTTTTTTAAAATGTTTCTTTTAGTCCGGCGGCGAATTGGCATAGTGGCCCTGCAACAAAGGCGGGTGTCCCGGTCGGTTTTGGGGCCGGATGATTTTAAGGCATTGGCACAATTGGCGATAAGCTGTTTTTCTCTGTCGGACATATAAATAATCACTCTTTCTATATAAGGGGGGGAGGTGCAAATCACCATCGATTCGATGTGGATTTTGTAATTAAGGCGGTTGATGACATGATTCATTACCGTGTGAAGGTCCCGACAGAGGTCGGGACTGATGGCGCGGGGAAATTCGACCAGCCCGGATGACGGAAAGATAAGAAATTATGTAGGGGCGAATCCGCCAGTGGCGGATGTTAGCCCTATTCACACTCTGGGTCGACACCTCGAGGCTGTCTCATAAGTTGGCTAAAGAATACTTTTGGGTCACAAGCCCAGAGAGCTATTGTTTGCAAGCCATTGAATGTCAACGGTCGGTTCGCAGACCGACCGGGCGGCGGGTTTGAGAACCCGCCGATCACGGTACTTGTGGGATGGCCTCTGGACAGCCGCCGCCCACAAATAAAGAAAGAGGGGGAATGATCCACTAAAACGGTTGTGCCGCAAGAGATTGAATTTGGGTGCAAGAAAGCGAAGCCAAAATAAAGCAAGTCAAACGTATGTATAGCAAGGAAATAACAGAAATTGGGTTTGCTTTTCAAAATTTTTCGTCTCTCCCGGGCAGATTTATTTTGGCCCGAATTGCATGCATGGCAAAGAGTAAGACGAAAAGACAAGGGGGTCACAATTTGGGTTTGTTTTTTCGTTTCGATATTTATTGATTTATTTCGCAGGCGGTAATTGGGCACGCGGGCGATGGCGGAAAAATGCGGCATTATTGGATTCACCCGCCGAAGAAAATATGGCGCCCCATTGTGGCCGCTTGGGAAACAATGAGTTAGGCGGAATGAGTTGAACCGGGACCGGGGAGTTCGTTTCTTCATTTTTGTATTCAGTTGTAGCGATCTTGTAGTGATTTTGCGGCATGCGTTCCTCCGGTGATAAATTCCGCGAAGGGAATCGCGATAGATTTCATTCTGGAAATAGACATATTAACATTCATGCTATATATCAGGGGGGCAGGGGGAAATCACCATCGAATCGATGTGGATTTTGTAATCGAGGCCGTCCAGCGCATCCCGCAGCCGCCGAGACAGAGGGGGAATTATGGTTTTCCGTCAGGAGGGACTCCTGACGGCGCGGGAATTTGGCACAAATCTGGCACAATATTTAATGGATTAACTATGCTTTTCATTATTCCATTCATCGAATAATGCCCCAGACTTTACTTTTAGTAGTTTCAATATTGAACGATATAATGGAAGTGGATTGAAAAAGATGTCAGCTGAAAGATTTGAACTCGAGACAAGTCGGTACCTTTTGGAATCTATAATTATTTCTTTATCAAACTTAGAATAATCCAATTGAGGCGCAGATTTATCATCTTCCATATATACATCAATTGTAATTTCATGATTTTCATCTAAACACAGAAGATTAAAATATATTATACTCGGCCAGTCACTCATTTCATTACACTCCTCATGCGCAACAACTTTGACAACCTGTCTATTAAAGTCGGATGCATAATGAAATTTATCTTCTAACATTGGAAAATTTTCATGTATAATTGAATTAAAAGCAATTGGCAAATAGGCAAAATATGTCTTTACTTTACTCAATAAATCAGCCGGTGCTAACCATTTATAAATCCATCTTGATTGCCTGTTCCGATTATAGTCATATTTTGGATACAGTCTTTCAACCTCAATAACACCTCTATTCCTAAAATCTTCTAACGATGATAAGAATAAGTTAATTGGATAATCGTCGTGACCGATGGGGAAGTTTAGCATAAATGGAGAATTGTCAGCAATTTGTTTTATGGTGATATCATGTACTTTATCAACTGTAGCTTTTGGGATTAGAATATCTGCACTATTAATATCAAAATATTGCTTAGAAGTATAAGAATTTTTATGACCTTGCCTTTGACTATCATTGCATAAATTTATAATATTAATTATCCATCTTGGCAAGAATTTATTAAAGCCGAAGAGTATTTCATCTATAGTATATTTATCCTTTTTTTCGAGGCCAAATTTATAATGTGACTTATTCAATATATCAAAAATCAACTCTCTTGCTAGATAATCATTTTTGAAACCAAGACCTCCTCTTTCAATAATATGAATCAGGTCTTCCCTGACAAGTTCTTGTGCATAGGTTCTGGGGTCTGTTTCTACGGGATTAATACCAAAATGAGTTACCGCCCTAAGCCCCTTGCTCACCATTTTATCAATAAACGAGTCGGGAATTTTCTTTATATCAAGATCAGTTGAATCCTTAGGGATTTCATAAATAACATAACTTAAATGCTTCTCGTCATAATGAGTATATGCAAATCCATATTTGCGAGCATTGGGATAGTACAGTCTTGATATAATTCTAAACTTTGATGACATTAGATTGTTGTACTCATCCAAAAACTCCTGGATTTTTTCTACATTTATGTCGTCATCAAGTCTAATTCCTCCCAAGTTCTCACTCAAAATCTTTTGTACAAGACGAATTCGCGCGGCATCGTCTTCGAGTTCACTAAATAATTTTATTACCTGCTTTCTGTTATTAAGAATTATTACCCAGGATTCATAATAATTTTGTTCCGATTTTGAAATAACATTTCTTACGGGAAGCTTAACTGTTAAAGATCCTTCTTTCTCCAAATTCTCTACCATTTTAGCGGTGACTTCATTCCAATATGCAATCTCATTTTGAATATCCACTCCAACCAAAATAGATGGTTCTAAGGCATCTTTGCAATGGCCAAGAAATCCTTCATCTGAAGAATAACCACCTCGTTTTATATCTGCATCTGATAGTGTTTTTACTTGTACATGTATCGTTCCAATAGAGCGATTTTCTGCATCGACAGGTTCAATATATCCGTCAGTATTTGGGTATTTATCTCTTTTAGCTATATGGGTTTTAACTCTATTTTCATCAATTAAACCTTCAAAAATCTTGATAGCGGTTACTTCTGCTGCATCTGTTTTTGGATAAGCAGCTTTTTTGTATTCTGTGCCTTTGCGGTTTATATGTTTTCTTTTTTCATTCATGATATGACTTATGCGTAACCGCGCTATGCATGTCCACTAATGCTCCAAAATAGTCCTCTCAAAATCAACATTAAGCAATATATCTATTTCGAAACTAAATTCCAATCGCTTTTGTTTTTCTGCTTTATTGTTCTTCGATTCAAGCCATTTTAGAACATCATTCTATGTTGCGCCAGGTTCTAGGTTTCGCGCCAGCGAAAGCGAGACCTGACGCCTCCCCCTCACCAATCTTTCCACACTAATCCGTATCTATCCACTCCCTTCACATATGCCTCCGCGCTTGACCATGGCCAATCCTCCGGCTTCTCTACCAATCCGGCGGTAACCGGATTATTATGAATGTAATCCAACTTCACTCTGAAGATACGCTCATCTGAAATCGCTACCCGATCATGGCGCGGCATCCAGAGATGCGGCATTTTGATAAGCAGCTTTCTAACCCCTTCCTGCGCAGTAAATATTTTGTAGTCGCGCATGAAATGCGGCAATTGGGCTCCATCAATAAAGAGGATTAAATGAATATGGCTCGGCATCAAAGTGTATGCGGCGATTTTCGCTCCAAATTTCTCCTTATAGAATAGAAGGGAGTCTATCAGCATTTCATATACACCCTCAACTAGTCCAAACTTGATTCGTGACGAAAAAGAAGAGGTGACAAAGAAGCAGGAATGATTTTTCTGGTCGGGATAGCGAAGGCCCATGCAGGTAATTTACACTCTGGAGATGTATTTGTCAAGGTTCTTTGGAGGCGTCAGGTCTCGCTTTCGCCGGCGCGAAACCTAGGACCTGACGCAACAGTGAAATGAATAACCTCCCTCACCAGATTAATAAAGGCATATAAACGCATCTATTTAGTGTGACTAACCTGTCACCTAGGACGGGTTGGATGACGACGGAAAAAATCCGGACGAATGTCCGGGCCACCCGCTCACGGCTTCACCCTCGAGGCGTGCACGCATGCGTGCGAGCACCGTAATATGTTATGGCATATAGGAATGGCACGAGCGCGGGGCACGTGCCATACAACTCACCCTTTGAAACGGGCTGGGGGGCAAACTCCTGATTTTCCTTGCCAGGATGGAACTTATATGTTATAATTATCGTTTGAATTCGTTTGGAGATAGTGATTTGCTAATAAAGGATAAAGAAGTGAAAGAGAAAATTCATCCCAAGTATTTTGACACCACGGTCTCCTGCGCCTGTGGGAACGTGATCAAAACCCGCTCCACGGTCAAGGATCTCAAGGTTGAAATCTGCTCCAACTGCCACCCGTTTTTCACCGGCCGCCAGAAACTGGTCGACACCGCCGGACGGATCGAGCGGTTCCGCCGGAAATACGGCATGGACAAGGAGAAAAAGGGCGAAACCAAGCCCGCCGCGGCCAAGAAGCCGAAAAGCGCGTAGTCGGAATAAATCTTTAATTCCCCAAGATATGGAAGGGGGATGCGTATATTGTTTGGTTTTTGTCGAAGAACTGACAGCAAGCATGTAACTCAATGAGGTATTGATGCCCGATTTAAGCGTTGGCGGACAGGCGGTAATTGAGGGTGTGATGATGCGGTCGAAAGATCGCGTGGCGACCGCAGTCCGCATTTCCACCGGCGAAATTCTGGTCAAATCGGAAGAGTCCATTTCGCTCACCAAGAAATACAAGATACTTGCCTGGCCGGTGCTCCGGGGCATTATTACTTTTTTCGAAATGCTCATTATAGGTATCAGAACCCTAAATTTTTCGGCCGATATCGCGGTCAAAGAAATCGAAAAAAGCGAGGCACTGGCCAATGGCCAGGTTTATGTCCCCAAAGAGCGGAAATCAAGTAATTTGGTGCTGATCGGGACAGTGATTTTTGCCCTTGGCCTGGGAATACTCATTTTCTTTTTTCTCCCCCTAGCGATTTCCTCGCTCCTGAATGTCCAGCGTGATGCGATCGCCTTTAATCTGGTCGCCGGTGGAATCCGGGTGTTGCTGTTTCTGCTTTATGTCTGGGGGATTTCGCAGTTCCGTGAATTCAGGCGGGTTTTTCAGTATCACGGCGCCGAACATAAATCAATCTATGCTTATGAAACCGGCGAGGAGTTGACGATCGATAATGTGGCGCGCTTTTCCACTTTCCATCCGCGCTGCGGGACCAGTTTCATTCTGATAGTCGCTCTCTTTGCCATTCTTATTTATTCTTTCACCGATTCACTCTATGCCGTTATTGTCGGTGTCCCGCCGGCGCTGGCCAAGCGATTCCTGATGCATTTCCTGCTTCTCCCTTTAGTGGCGGGCGGCGCTTATGAGCTTTTGAAGCTTTCCGGGAAAACGCGTGATAACAAAATCACCAAGCTATTGATCCAACCCGGGCTCTGGCTCCAGCGGATCACGACCCGCGAACCCTCTCCCGAGCAGATGGAAGTGGCTATCGTGGCGCTCGAGACGGCGCTCGGGATTACCGAGTCAAAGCTGGCCGTCAAAAAGACTTGCCTTTAGCTTCCAAAAACATTTATTTCTGACCTGCTTTCTTTAACCTGAGATAAATATATGCTTGCGATTATAGAAAATTTGGAAAAGCGCCTGGAAGAGTTGAATAACGACCTGATGAAACCGGAGATTCTGACTGATCAGGCGCGTCTCAAAGCGGTCTCGCAGGAACGGCGGCAGGTCGAGGAAATTCTTATGACCGGGCGGATTTATCGGGAATGCCTGAAAAGTATCGATGAGGCCAAGGAGATCCTGGCCGAATCGGAGGATTCCGATCTGCGAGAGATGGCCAAACAGGAATTGGATGAATGCACTGCCCGCCTTCCGGAGTTGGAAAGCAAGCTGAACCTTCTGCTTGTCCCGCGCAATCCCCATGATTCCAAGAATGCCATTTTCGAAATCCGGGCCGGCACCGGCGGTGATGAAGCGGCCATTTTTGCCGCCGATTTATACCGTATGTATACCCGCTATGCCGAGCGCCGGGGCTGGAAAGTCGATCTCCTTTCCTCCAATCCGACCGGTATCGGCGGTCTTAAGGAAGTTATTTTCTTGATTAAGGGGGAATCGGCCTACGGGGAACTGAAATTCGAGTCGGGGGTACATCGGGTGCAGCGTGTCCCGCAGACCGAAGCTCAGGGGCGGATTCATACCTCCGCCGCCACCGTGGCGGTTTTGCAGGAGGCCGAGGAAGTAGATATAAAGATTGAAGAGAAGGATTTGAAAGTCGATGTTTATCGTTCCTCCGGCCCCGGGGGGCAATCGGTCAATACGACCGATTCGGCGGTGCGACTAACGTATCTCCCCACCGGCACGGTGGTCACCTGCCAGGATGAAAAATCACAGTTGAAAAATAAAGTGAAAGCGATGCAGGTGCTGCGCGCGCGGCTTCTGGATAGAGCCATTGAGGAGCAAAACAGGGAAATCGCTCAGGAGCGCAAAGCGATGGTCGGGACCGGCGATCGCTCGGCCAAAATCCGGACCTATAATTTCCCCCAGTCGCGTGTGACCGACCA
Coding sequences:
- a CDS encoding outer membrane beta-barrel protein; the protein is MRKRILLLLLMMAISASVGAAHFGVGGYGGVNIPIIQEDQSSGTVYGLKAKLSLLPGIALEPNINFAKFGDAEYSFGVRKGSKVTSYGVDAILGSAGLGAIGFRMYGILGGGIYKIKRDNDDDISKMGWTTGLGFEIGLAPSFGLDFRGKLNIVTTDGGGSKKSAAVTGGLNYYFGF
- a CDS encoding XRE family transcriptional regulator, encoding MRLEIGEKIKALRLASELTQSELAARARLTKGFISQVERDQTSISLDSLLDILEALGVSITEFFGNVGQSRVVFSPKERLQLEEKGIQKFEMLIPGSTNNLMDPIMVGMAPGEELPPEGPHAGEEFGYVLSGVLTLIIGKRVFKLPPRHCFYFEADQNHQYVNRGKVGTNFLWITAPPQM
- a CDS encoding DUF4365 domain-containing protein; translated protein: MNEKRKHINRKGTEYKKAAYPKTDAAEVTAIKIFEGLIDENRVKTHIAKRDKYPNTDGYIEPVDAENRSIGTIHVQVKTLSDADIKRGGYSSDEGFLGHCKDALEPSILVGVDIQNEIAYWNEVTAKMVENLEKEGSLTVKLPVRNVISKSEQNYYESWVIILNNRKQVIKLFSELEDDAARIRLVQKILSENLGGIRLDDDINVEKIQEFLDEYNNLMSSKFRIISRLYYPNARKYGFAYTHYDEKHLSYVIYEIPKDSTDLDIKKIPDSFIDKMVSKGLRAVTHFGINPVETDPRTYAQELVREDLIHIIERGGLGFKNDYLARELIFDILNKSHYKFGLEKKDKYTIDEILFGFNKFLPRWIINIINLCNDSQRQGHKNSYTSKQYFDINSADILIPKATVDKVHDITIKQIADNSPFMLNFPIGHDDYPINLFLSSLEDFRNRGVIEVERLYPKYDYNRNRQSRWIYKWLAPADLLSKVKTYFAYLPIAFNSIIHENFPMLEDKFHYASDFNRQVVKVVAHEECNEMSDWPSIIYFNLLCLDENHEITIDVYMEDDKSAPQLDYSKFDKEIIIDSKRYRLVSSSNLSADIFFNPLPLYRSILKLLKVKSGALFDEWNNEKHS
- the speD gene encoding adenosylmethionine decarboxylase; the encoded protein is MKILGRHLLAELAECESDALNNRPELERIMLEAARRSGATVVDSVFHHYNPQGLSGIVVIAESHISIHTWPEYGYAAVDCFTCGSSVDPWKALEYLKEALGCRAPQIRDFSRGIPSASDEIIAHKANAVLPAMDNQLTH
- a CDS encoding DUF1385 domain-containing protein, translating into MPDLSVGGQAVIEGVMMRSKDRVATAVRISTGEILVKSEESISLTKKYKILAWPVLRGIITFFEMLIIGIRTLNFSADIAVKEIEKSEALANGQVYVPKERKSSNLVLIGTVIFALGLGILIFFFLPLAISSLLNVQRDAIAFNLVAGGIRVLLFLLYVWGISQFREFRRVFQYHGAEHKSIYAYETGEELTIDNVARFSTFHPRCGTSFILIVALFAILIYSFTDSLYAVIVGVPPALAKRFLMHFLLLPLVAGGAYELLKLSGKTRDNKITKLLIQPGLWLQRITTREPSPEQMEVAIVALETALGITESKLAVKKTCL
- a CDS encoding transposase — protein: MLIDSLLFYKEKFGAKIAAYTLMPSHIHLILFIDGAQLPHFMRDYKIFTAQEGVRKLLIKMPHLWMPRHDRVAISDERIFRVKLDYIHNNPVTAGLVEKPEDWPWSSAEAYVKGVDRYGLVWKDW
- the rpmE gene encoding 50S ribosomal protein L31 — its product is MKEKIHPKYFDTTVSCACGNVIKTRSTVKDLKVEICSNCHPFFTGRQKLVDTAGRIERFRRKYGMDKEKKGETKPAAAKKPKSA
- the speE gene encoding polyamine aminopropyltransferase; translation: MSSTRKSNAGSDKYIVESSMSDLWDMWLTELHQGKSGLTIKIKALLESTQSKFQRIDILDTEDFGKMLVLYGSMMVADNDLFSYNEMITHVPLFVHPKPNKVLIIGGGDCGALTNVMKHPEVKSCTMCEIDKMVVEVCKRHFPKMTAGTRDKRTKLVFQDGKKFIADTKQKFDIILLDLSDPIGPAADLFQKKFHQKVHDTLGPDGIMVAQSESPVFNPETVKQMYKNLRQIFPIVRMYTAHVPIYPSSYWSFAFCSKKYHPIDDFDYGRYKNLKLQNNYYNVDIHLGAFCLPEYVKKLIGDK
- a CDS encoding type III PLP-dependent enzyme; translated protein: MIKAIDVRNPNQKSRLQDSDFNRVTELMGERRLRTPFLILYRSEIRDNLARLAAALPGVDIHYAAKSNNHPAILEEVADAGHKFDISSYQEMLQAIKAGGHVDEMIHSNPIKSPYEIADAVQAGISLFVVDNPDEIDKFIPYRGKVRLLVRFKVENSDAVVNLSTKFGCTTAEVPELAEKIREQGLEYHGLAFHVGSQCLSNDIYLKAIDISAGLIEELSARGFRTRLLDIGGGFPVPYTGEVPGIEEFCKPIRERLAEKIDSAVNLICEPGRYISATAVTLVAAIIGKSLRSGKRWYFLDDGVYGSFSGRLYDHCTYQIMTNRNTTWKRSVLAGPTCDSFDVIYRDIVLPPLSVGDLLMFPAMGAYTSVSASSFNCLRKAEYIVID
- the prfA gene encoding peptide chain release factor 1 translates to MLAIIENLEKRLEELNNDLMKPEILTDQARLKAVSQERRQVEEILMTGRIYRECLKSIDEAKEILAESEDSDLREMAKQELDECTARLPELESKLNLLLVPRNPHDSKNAIFEIRAGTGGDEAAIFAADLYRMYTRYAERRGWKVDLLSSNPTGIGGLKEVIFLIKGESAYGELKFESGVHRVQRVPQTEAQGRIHTSAATVAVLQEAEEVDIKIEEKDLKVDVYRSSGPGGQSVNTTDSAVRLTYLPTGTVVTCQDEKSQLKNKVKAMQVLRARLLDRAIEEQNREIAQERKAMVGTGDRSAKIRTYNFPQSRVTDHRIGLTLHRLDDILQGNLDDLIEAMKKDDLERRLKESGKMKERTV